One genomic segment of Gimesia sp. includes these proteins:
- a CDS encoding DUF1501 domain-containing protein, which produces MDRREFLLYSGGGLGSIALASLLKQEQLLSAAPAGTHVLHHPPRAKRVIQLYMSGAASQCDTFDYKPELIKDNGNEWDPGEKVQLFQSSPGKTMQAPWKWKQYGESGKWLNDCVAPLGACVDDMAFIHNMVSKSNVHGPATFMQATGFILPGFPGMGAWISYGLGSMTDNLPTFVVLPDPRGFAPNGAANWSAGFLPASNQGTMIRPNSKTPIANLFPSNNDFITRQSDRDVLAALKQLNQKHEEQRAGDSRLNARIKSYELAAKMQLQAPEVLDLSGETKSTLNMYGLDSVDFEVQEGISEAAEIAYFGRNCLVARRLLEQGVRFVQIWSGADNGFPRRNWDSHEDIKRDHWPLGRGMSIGAAALIQDLKQRGMLDDTIILWTTEFGRMPCSQGSKGRDHNPFVFTNWLSGGGIKGGTTYGESDQWSFKPADPANPTMCYDVHATILHLLGIDHEKLTFRHNGIDRRLTDVHGHVIKEIIA; this is translated from the coding sequence ATGGATCGTCGTGAATTTCTGCTGTACTCAGGCGGGGGACTCGGAAGCATCGCCCTGGCGTCGCTGCTCAAACAGGAACAACTGCTGAGCGCTGCCCCTGCTGGAACGCACGTCCTGCATCATCCGCCCCGCGCGAAACGCGTGATCCAGCTCTACATGTCGGGAGCTGCGAGTCAGTGTGATACGTTCGACTATAAACCCGAACTCATCAAAGATAATGGCAACGAATGGGACCCGGGAGAAAAGGTGCAGCTGTTCCAGTCCTCTCCCGGTAAAACGATGCAGGCACCCTGGAAATGGAAACAGTACGGCGAATCAGGAAAGTGGCTCAACGATTGTGTCGCCCCCCTGGGCGCCTGTGTTGACGACATGGCCTTCATTCACAATATGGTCAGCAAGTCGAACGTTCACGGCCCGGCGACTTTCATGCAGGCCACCGGATTTATTCTCCCCGGCTTTCCCGGCATGGGGGCCTGGATCAGCTACGGTCTGGGCAGCATGACCGATAACCTGCCGACGTTCGTTGTGCTTCCCGATCCGCGGGGCTTCGCACCCAATGGCGCCGCCAACTGGTCAGCCGGCTTCCTGCCCGCCAGTAACCAGGGCACCATGATTCGTCCGAATTCCAAAACGCCCATCGCCAATCTGTTTCCGTCCAATAATGATTTCATCACCCGCCAGAGCGATCGTGATGTTCTCGCCGCGCTGAAACAGCTCAATCAGAAACATGAAGAGCAGAGAGCCGGCGATTCGCGGCTGAATGCCCGCATCAAGTCTTACGAACTGGCCGCGAAAATGCAGCTGCAGGCACCGGAAGTACTGGACCTGTCCGGCGAGACAAAGAGCACGCTCAATATGTACGGTCTCGACTCGGTCGACTTTGAAGTGCAGGAAGGCATCAGCGAGGCAGCTGAGATTGCCTACTTTGGTCGCAACTGTCTGGTAGCCCGGCGACTGCTGGAGCAGGGTGTGCGGTTCGTGCAGATCTGGTCGGGCGCCGATAACGGCTTTCCCCGGCGCAACTGGGATTCGCATGAAGACATCAAACGCGATCACTGGCCTTTAGGCCGCGGCATGTCCATCGGAGCTGCAGCGTTGATTCAGGATCTGAAGCAGAGGGGCATGCTCGACGATACGATTATTCTCTGGACGACCGAGTTCGGCCGAATGCCCTGCAGCCAGGGAAGCAAAGGTCGCGACCACAATCCGTTCGTCTTCACCAACTGGCTGTCGGGAGGTGGCATCAAAGGGGGGACGACTTATGGCGAGTCAGATCAGTGGTCCTTCAAACCCGCAGATCCTGCCAACCCGACGATGTGCTACGACGTGCACGCAACGATTCTGCATCTGCTGGGCATCGATCACGAAAAACTGACATTCCGGCACAACGGAATCGACCGCCGTCTGACTGACGTGCATGGGCACGTGATAAAAGAGATCATCGCCTGA
- a CDS encoding DUF1559 domain-containing protein, translating into MSYPPARLSRRGFTLIELLVVIAIIATLIALLLPAVQQAREAARRSQCKNNLKQLGLALHNYHDTHSCFPAGYYSYGTSDGSGPGWAEIDANTWDAAPGWSWSMMLLPYLDQANIYNALDVNRPCWNLANAGAVQTKLPVFLCPSASGGDEPFLVRDSAGSPLVKGGAQLLFGRSHYVASHGQESCWGECGASTTGVIFTDIYTKTTKTVTINGDASKVADGPFFRNSRTRMRDATDGLSNTIFLGEHSSRLSDKTWVGVVPGAFTHPQFSTPENGPDAAATLSLVHAGPSGGELDITGFPIIHPVNFPTYHVGQMYSEHVGGGHICLGDGSVRFVSENIDLLLWASLSSISEGEVIGEF; encoded by the coding sequence ATGAGCTACCCGCCTGCCCGACTGTCCCGCCGGGGTTTTACGTTGATTGAGCTACTGGTGGTGATCGCGATTATTGCCACGCTGATTGCCCTGCTGTTACCTGCGGTGCAACAGGCGCGGGAGGCGGCGCGGCGGAGTCAGTGCAAGAATAATCTGAAGCAATTGGGGCTGGCGTTACACAACTATCACGACACGCATTCCTGTTTTCCCGCGGGTTATTATTCGTATGGAACCAGCGATGGTTCGGGGCCGGGCTGGGCGGAGATTGATGCGAATACCTGGGATGCGGCACCGGGCTGGTCCTGGAGTATGATGCTGCTGCCTTACCTGGATCAGGCGAATATCTACAATGCGCTGGACGTCAACAGGCCCTGCTGGAACCTGGCGAATGCGGGGGCTGTGCAGACAAAGCTGCCGGTCTTTCTGTGTCCCTCAGCCTCGGGCGGCGATGAACCGTTTCTGGTGCGGGATAGTGCCGGCAGTCCGCTGGTGAAAGGGGGCGCACAGCTGCTGTTCGGTCGGTCGCATTATGTCGCCAGTCACGGTCAGGAATCGTGCTGGGGGGAATGCGGGGCGAGTACAACGGGCGTGATCTTCACGGATATTTACACCAAGACAACCAAGACGGTGACGATTAACGGCGATGCTTCGAAGGTAGCGGATGGACCGTTCTTCCGTAATTCACGCACACGGATGCGGGACGCCACCGATGGTCTCTCGAATACGATTTTCCTGGGCGAACATTCTTCGCGACTGAGTGATAAAACCTGGGTGGGTGTGGTGCCGGGGGCGTTTACGCATCCCCAGTTTTCGACACCCGAAAACGGACCGGACGCCGCGGCGACACTGTCGCTGGTGCATGCGGGACCTTCGGGAGGCGAGCTGGACATCACCGGGTTCCCGATTATCCATCCGGTGAACTTTCCGACCTACCACGTGGGGCAGATGTATTCCGAACATGTGGGGGGCGGGCATATCTGTCTGGGCGATGGTTCGGTGCGGTTTGTTTCGGAGAATATCGATCTACTGCTGTGGGCCTCCCTCTCAAGTATCAGTGAGGGTGAAGTGATCGGGGAATTTTAG
- a CDS encoding DUF1559 domain-containing protein: protein MKKSRARNLKRSGFTLIELLVVISIIALLAALLIPAVFAARESARSSQCKSNLRQFGLSMHAFASTDPSGRYCTGAYDFRRDGCPDTWGWVADMVNSGAGLPQKMLCPSSTLLGSEKLNDMIGVANTSNKDNAPPARLLDGVCATWTSGTEGTPARILQVAKLLEDGYGTNYASSWFLVRSGAKTSAGVTSSGLKGFGGSLGPLTIRRLDSSRVASSAVAFMGCGAPGDVGEAVLSHSVPGFLDAGERLAESFNDGPGTWNPSAGTGGAIDLMPAGTNVVGAIPAELPDPNRAGTPGPDGNLWLQDSRDWYAWHGRGTNKICNILMADGSVKAIVDLNGDGFLNPGFTGSASGGSGYTDATVELRPSECFSGPWLDAQLTKGNFE, encoded by the coding sequence ATGAAAAAATCACGTGCTCGTAATCTGAAACGCTCAGGTTTTACCCTGATCGAACTTCTGGTGGTGATCTCGATCATCGCTCTGCTGGCTGCCCTGCTGATCCCAGCTGTTTTCGCAGCCCGCGAATCTGCCCGCTCTTCACAGTGTAAGAGCAACCTGCGTCAGTTTGGTCTTTCCATGCACGCCTTCGCATCAACCGACCCCAGCGGTCGCTACTGCACCGGTGCTTACGACTTCCGTCGTGACGGATGTCCTGACACCTGGGGCTGGGTGGCTGACATGGTCAACAGTGGTGCTGGTCTTCCTCAGAAGATGCTGTGCCCTTCATCGACTCTGCTCGGTTCAGAAAAGCTGAACGACATGATCGGTGTGGCTAACACCAGTAACAAAGACAATGCTCCTCCAGCGCGTCTGCTGGATGGTGTCTGTGCAACCTGGACTTCCGGTACAGAAGGTACACCTGCCCGTATCTTACAGGTCGCCAAGCTGCTGGAAGACGGTTATGGAACGAACTACGCTTCCAGCTGGTTCCTCGTACGCTCCGGAGCCAAGACTTCTGCAGGCGTGACTTCATCAGGTCTGAAGGGTTTCGGCGGAAGTCTGGGACCGTTGACCATCCGTCGTCTGGATTCTTCTCGCGTGGCTTCCTCGGCTGTCGCTTTCATGGGTTGTGGAGCTCCTGGTGACGTCGGCGAAGCGGTTCTGTCTCACTCCGTTCCCGGATTCCTTGACGCTGGTGAGCGTCTGGCAGAGTCCTTCAACGATGGTCCCGGCACCTGGAATCCTTCCGCAGGAACGGGGGGAGCCATTGACCTGATGCCCGCTGGTACCAACGTTGTCGGTGCCATCCCTGCTGAACTGCCTGACCCCAACCGTGCCGGAACTCCCGGTCCCGATGGTAACCTCTGGCTGCAGGATTCTCGTGACTGGTACGCATGGCACGGCCGTGGTACTAACAAGATCTGCAACATCCTGATGGCCGACGGCAGTGTCAAGGCAATCGTCGACCTGAACGGTGACGGCTTCCTGAACCCCGGTTTCACCGGTTCTGCTTCCGGTGGCTCTGGATACACCGATGCGACTGTTGAACTGCGTCCTTCTGAGTGCTTCTCCGGTCCCTGGCTGGATGCTCAGCTGACCAAAGGTAACTTCGAATAA
- a CDS encoding sigma-70 family RNA polymerase sigma factor, translating to MNTPADHPESSESFFRQFSQSDRKIYGYILALVLDVAAAEDIFQETCVILWKEYPRYDPERSFLNWAYGIAFNQIRKYRRTFQNQRLIFSDALVTVLAEDVSQMAEEQSERQLALTRCLENLSSPERDLLDSYYGDRQTAATLAERGNCSVHAIYKTIKKLRRALHECVSRRLSSEASS from the coding sequence ATGAACACTCCCGCAGACCATCCCGAATCGAGCGAATCTTTTTTCCGCCAGTTTTCCCAGTCGGACCGTAAGATCTACGGATACATCCTGGCGCTGGTGCTCGATGTGGCGGCTGCGGAAGATATTTTTCAGGAGACGTGCGTGATCCTCTGGAAGGAATATCCCCGCTATGATCCGGAACGGAGTTTTCTGAACTGGGCATACGGCATCGCTTTTAACCAGATCCGCAAGTACCGGCGGACATTCCAGAACCAGCGGCTGATTTTCAGTGATGCACTGGTGACCGTGCTGGCAGAGGATGTGTCCCAGATGGCAGAAGAACAGAGCGAACGCCAGCTGGCACTCACCCGTTGCCTGGAGAATCTGTCCTCCCCCGAGCGGGATCTGCTCGATTCCTATTACGGCGATCGACAGACCGCGGCTACGCTGGCCGAACGGGGGAACTGTTCGGTGCATGCGATTTATAAAACGATTAAAAAACTGAGGCGGGCGCTGCACGAATGCGTCAGCCGTCGACTTTCGAGTGAGGCTTCATCGTGA
- a CDS encoding LamG-like jellyroll fold domain-containing protein produces MTQPDPDIREQILELADAQCAGIITEDELAALEGLLTAHPEYRREYLNYVFVHIGLAGTAQARVLQDPEAELPLNIKPATDHTSEPVERGYLVMLIPIVCSAICLGAVGIFLLMGDFKGLWEPEMVLQQRSKYYFDDSASPPEEIASVNQVARARWELLGNSPAVTDRFQPGTVKVTSGEVEFAFSGGADINVASPSLFGFERKDQGTLFSGSVSTQRSDRKAPFRLETPSIELIDQGTEYEVSVNEAAETFVHVLDGQVAVKPRGRLPRFYWNFDEPPQTALSDMLNQSPVQAGKNALRVQGLIGPGAVQFNNRPDASLRLGNGGGQEVGTGDYAVSTGITIEALVVSDWKAAESPQTRAPFDYDEIFRKEDGSYRILLSFQNDDKAGITQIPQVGDGPCLSFGLYLSGLGYSELDMPLDGKEGRPTLAEMRDGQPHHIVATYNGWTGEKAIYIDGIMRMSHRFPVGTMIISGGAAPAVIGNLISAQSATLVGREPFNGVIDEVAFYDYALNAGTIATHFSLFKAGKDYFDGQFLDILRQEKQEDYLLIHKGQKMKFSAETGKPVL; encoded by the coding sequence GTGACCCAACCCGATCCTGACATCCGCGAACAGATTCTGGAACTGGCCGACGCCCAGTGTGCAGGCATCATCACGGAAGACGAACTCGCTGCACTGGAAGGTCTGCTCACCGCGCATCCCGAGTACCGCCGCGAATACCTGAATTACGTTTTCGTGCACATCGGACTGGCGGGAACCGCCCAGGCCCGCGTGTTGCAGGATCCCGAAGCTGAACTGCCACTCAACATCAAACCTGCCACGGACCATACAAGCGAGCCCGTCGAACGGGGCTACCTGGTGATGCTGATTCCGATTGTCTGTTCGGCGATCTGCCTGGGCGCGGTGGGTATCTTTCTGTTAATGGGCGATTTTAAAGGGCTGTGGGAACCGGAGATGGTTCTGCAGCAGCGTTCTAAGTATTACTTCGATGACAGCGCCTCGCCGCCGGAAGAAATCGCCAGCGTCAACCAGGTCGCACGGGCCCGCTGGGAACTGCTGGGGAACAGCCCCGCTGTCACGGACCGCTTCCAGCCAGGCACGGTCAAAGTGACGTCGGGCGAAGTCGAGTTTGCCTTTTCGGGCGGTGCAGACATTAACGTGGCCAGCCCTTCCCTGTTTGGTTTTGAGCGTAAAGACCAGGGAACCCTGTTTTCCGGCAGCGTTTCGACGCAGCGTTCCGATCGGAAGGCTCCCTTTCGGCTGGAGACGCCGAGCATCGAGTTGATCGACCAGGGAACCGAATATGAAGTCAGTGTGAATGAAGCGGCTGAGACGTTCGTGCATGTGCTGGACGGTCAGGTCGCGGTCAAACCCCGCGGTCGGCTGCCGCGATTCTACTGGAACTTCGATGAGCCGCCCCAGACCGCGCTGTCCGATATGTTGAACCAGAGTCCGGTTCAGGCCGGAAAGAACGCGCTGCGGGTCCAGGGACTGATCGGACCGGGAGCCGTGCAGTTCAACAACCGGCCCGATGCGAGTCTGCGGCTGGGGAATGGCGGCGGACAGGAAGTGGGAACCGGCGATTACGCGGTCTCGACTGGGATCACCATCGAAGCGCTGGTGGTTTCTGACTGGAAAGCAGCAGAGTCGCCTCAGACCCGGGCTCCCTTCGATTACGATGAAATCTTCCGTAAAGAAGATGGCAGCTATCGGATCCTGCTCAGCTTTCAGAATGATGACAAAGCGGGAATCACACAGATTCCGCAGGTGGGTGATGGTCCCTGTCTCTCGTTCGGACTCTATCTCTCCGGGTTGGGTTACAGCGAACTGGACATGCCTCTGGACGGGAAAGAGGGCCGCCCCACGCTGGCTGAAATGCGTGATGGTCAGCCGCACCATATCGTCGCCACCTATAATGGCTGGACGGGTGAGAAAGCCATTTACATCGACGGCATCATGCGGATGAGCCATCGCTTTCCGGTGGGGACGATGATCATCAGCGGAGGTGCAGCGCCCGCAGTGATCGGAAACCTGATCTCAGCACAATCGGCTACGCTGGTAGGCCGCGAACCGTTTAATGGTGTGATCGATGAAGTCGCTTTCTACGACTATGCCCTCAATGCAGGCACGATCGCGACCCATTTCAGTCTGTTCAAAGCGGGTAAAGACTATTTCGACGGCCAGTTTCTGGACATCCTCCGCCAGGAAAAACAGGAAGATTACCTGTTAATCCACAAGGGACAGAAGATGAAATTCTCCGCGGAGACGGGCAAGCCGGTGCTTTAA
- a CDS encoding PSD1 and planctomycete cytochrome C domain-containing protein: protein MCSLISRNLKFALSLVCCLPIIAAPIVAAEPDFEQDVLPLFQKHCIRCHNESTKDGGLSLESKQSALKGGENVRVIVPGVVAESMLLDYVTGPEPEMPKKGTPLNEQEIATLRNWIKAGAVWPPEVRIHEAQLTAKDWWSFQPLEKPALPELTAKERALVRTPVDAFLLARLRKEGLTFSPLADRRTLIRRVYYDLTGLPPAPAEIDAFVNDPDPRAYEKLVDKLLASPRYGERWARHWLDVVHYADTHGYDKDKLRENAWPYRDYVIRALNEDKPYAQFIQQQIAGDVINPHSPDGVPATGFIVAGPFDWVGQIEISENLIEKKITRNLDRDDMVATVMNTTVSLTVQCARCHNHKFDPISQADYYGLQAVFAGIDRAERSFDPDPETARKRNILLAEQARVQKLLQNLDTEIRKRGGAELKRMEAELKQAQEAKAGQGVAYGYHSKIEKSAQAAKWVQLNFKQPVSAEKITLIPAYDNYNNIGAGFGFPRRFKLEISATPDFKASTIIADQTRKDYANPGTKPLHFDLKGQKIQYLRLTATKLAPRSNDFIFALGEIQVLAQDERNLAAQAQVTSLDSIEAPPRWSRKNLFDGKFYQSLDSNQDLAQLKQKRNDLLASLSSEEEKQSLRDWSAKIKGVQSELGKLPQQKKVFAAATDFPRRGNFRPTEGEPRPVFLLSRGSEKAPIREVEPAVPGLIDGLDQNLRLPDPGDEGARRAALAHWIISPRNPLTWRSIVNRVWLYHFGKGIVETPNDFGRMGAKPTHPELLDYLASRFRDEGQSLKQLHRWIVLSTAYQQSSQTNEKGTRIDGDNRLLWRMNRRKLEAEAIRDAVLQISGKLDLNMYGPGDRLFVLEKPQHSPHYLYQKYDPKTAETHRRSIYRFIVRSVPDPFMESLDCADPSQITPKRIQTLTALQALALLNDQFMVSMSGFFAEQVKGNASELKIQVARAFETALGRAPTPDEVKLLVEVGEQHGLANVCRLILNSNEFIFID from the coding sequence ATGTGCTCTCTCATTTCACGGAATCTGAAATTCGCACTCTCCCTGGTCTGCTGCCTGCCGATCATCGCTGCACCGATAGTTGCCGCCGAACCCGATTTTGAGCAAGACGTACTCCCCCTCTTTCAAAAGCACTGCATTCGCTGTCATAACGAAAGCACGAAAGATGGCGGTCTCTCACTGGAATCCAAACAGAGCGCGCTCAAGGGGGGCGAGAATGTGCGGGTGATCGTCCCCGGCGTCGTCGCGGAAAGCATGCTGCTCGATTACGTCACCGGCCCCGAACCGGAGATGCCTAAAAAGGGAACGCCGCTCAACGAGCAGGAAATCGCCACGCTGCGTAACTGGATCAAAGCAGGCGCGGTCTGGCCGCCGGAAGTGAGGATTCACGAAGCCCAGCTGACCGCGAAAGACTGGTGGTCCTTTCAACCACTGGAAAAACCAGCGTTACCGGAGTTGACTGCTAAAGAACGCGCGCTGGTACGGACTCCCGTCGATGCCTTCCTGCTGGCCCGCCTGCGGAAAGAGGGACTCACGTTCTCACCTCTCGCCGACCGTCGGACCCTGATTCGACGTGTTTATTATGATCTGACCGGCCTGCCTCCCGCACCGGCTGAAATCGACGCCTTCGTTAACGATCCCGATCCACGGGCTTATGAAAAACTCGTCGATAAGCTGCTCGCTTCCCCCCGTTACGGGGAACGCTGGGCGCGGCACTGGCTGGACGTGGTCCACTACGCCGACACGCACGGCTACGACAAAGACAAGCTCCGTGAAAATGCCTGGCCGTATCGGGATTATGTCATCCGGGCTCTGAATGAGGACAAACCTTATGCACAATTCATTCAACAGCAGATTGCCGGCGACGTGATTAACCCGCATTCACCAGACGGCGTGCCCGCGACCGGGTTCATTGTCGCAGGCCCCTTTGACTGGGTAGGCCAGATCGAGATCAGCGAAAACCTGATCGAAAAGAAAATCACCCGCAACCTCGACCGCGACGATATGGTGGCGACCGTCATGAATACCACGGTCAGCCTCACGGTGCAGTGTGCCCGCTGTCACAATCACAAATTCGATCCGATCTCTCAGGCAGACTATTACGGTCTGCAGGCCGTCTTCGCCGGCATCGACCGCGCCGAACGTTCCTTTGATCCGGATCCCGAAACCGCCCGCAAACGGAACATCCTGCTGGCGGAACAGGCCCGTGTTCAGAAGCTCCTCCAGAACCTCGACACAGAGATCCGAAAACGGGGCGGGGCGGAACTGAAACGCATGGAAGCCGAACTCAAACAGGCACAGGAAGCCAAAGCAGGGCAGGGCGTCGCCTATGGTTACCACAGTAAAATTGAAAAGTCCGCCCAGGCAGCCAAGTGGGTGCAGCTCAACTTCAAGCAGCCGGTCAGCGCGGAGAAGATCACACTGATTCCCGCTTATGACAATTACAACAACATTGGTGCCGGCTTCGGATTCCCGCGACGCTTCAAGCTGGAAATCTCAGCGACACCCGATTTCAAAGCGTCCACCATCATCGCCGACCAGACCCGCAAAGACTACGCGAACCCCGGCACAAAACCTTTGCACTTCGATCTGAAGGGCCAGAAAATTCAGTATCTCAGACTGACGGCTACAAAACTCGCCCCCCGCTCAAATGATTTCATTTTCGCACTGGGAGAAATTCAGGTCCTCGCACAGGACGAACGGAACCTTGCCGCTCAGGCGCAGGTTACCTCGCTGGATTCCATCGAAGCACCTCCCCGCTGGTCCCGTAAAAATCTGTTCGACGGTAAATTTTATCAGAGCCTCGATTCCAATCAGGATCTCGCACAACTCAAACAGAAACGGAATGACCTGCTGGCCAGCCTCTCATCCGAGGAAGAGAAACAGTCACTCCGCGACTGGTCCGCTAAAATCAAAGGTGTGCAGTCTGAGCTCGGCAAACTCCCCCAGCAGAAAAAGGTCTTTGCGGCAGCTACCGATTTTCCCCGTCGCGGTAATTTCCGTCCGACAGAAGGCGAGCCGCGCCCAGTCTTCCTGCTGAGTCGAGGCAGCGAAAAGGCACCGATTCGTGAAGTGGAACCCGCCGTCCCCGGTCTGATTGACGGCCTGGATCAGAACCTGCGTCTACCCGATCCGGGAGACGAAGGCGCCCGCCGGGCCGCGCTGGCCCACTGGATTATCAGCCCCCGCAATCCGCTGACCTGGCGTTCGATTGTGAACCGCGTCTGGCTCTATCACTTCGGCAAAGGGATCGTCGAAACCCCCAACGACTTCGGCCGCATGGGTGCGAAACCAACGCATCCGGAACTGCTCGACTATCTCGCCAGTCGCTTCCGCGATGAAGGCCAGTCACTGAAACAGCTGCACCGCTGGATCGTCCTCAGTACCGCTTATCAACAGTCATCACAGACCAACGAGAAGGGCACCCGAATTGATGGCGACAATCGTCTGCTCTGGCGGATGAACCGGCGCAAACTGGAAGCCGAAGCCATTCGCGACGCCGTCCTGCAGATCAGCGGCAAACTCGATCTCAACATGTATGGCCCCGGGGATCGCCTGTTCGTCCTCGAAAAACCACAGCACTCGCCGCATTACCTCTACCAGAAATACGATCCCAAAACAGCAGAGACACACCGCCGTTCAATTTACCGCTTCATCGTTCGCTCGGTCCCCGATCCCTTTATGGAATCGCTCGACTGTGCCGACCCTTCGCAGATCACTCCCAAACGCATCCAGACACTGACCGCTCTACAGGCACTCGCACTGCTCAACGATCAGTTCATGGTCAGCATGTCCGGGTTCTTCGCGGAGCAGGTTAAAGGCAATGCATCCGAACTGAAAATACAGGTGGCCCGCGCTTTCGAGACCGCGCTGGGCAGAGCCCCCACACCCGACGAGGTGAAGCTGCTCGTCGAAGTGGGTGAGCAGCACGGGCTGGCCAATGTCTGTCGCCTGATTCTCAACAGCAACGAATTTATCTTTATCGATTAA
- a CDS encoding MFS transporter: MSTVAQEIDAEATAGKKTRVLAAGFIGNILEWYDFAVYGFFAPTIGKLFFPAEDARTSLIAAFGAFAAGFLMRPVGAVLFGHIGDRIGRKKALTLSVMMMAVPTMLVGLLPTHAEIGISAAILMILLRMIQGVSVGGEYTSSFVFLVEHAPPHRRAFFGAWSMIGATCGILLGSAVGALINSFTTDIQLQSWGWRIPFLAGVLVAFVGYFIRHGIPDQPLAEELAEQEPSSPLKDAWTGHRTEMLQSAGLNMMNAVTFYTVFIYLSTWLVEEVGETRAEALDINTLSMAALTVLVPITAILADRFGRKPLLLVGSAGVAILSPALLRLMHHHNFALILTGQIGFAVLVACFAGAIPATITELFRRGVRVSAASISYNIPFAIFGGTAPMVAAWLVKATGNPLAIAWYLSGIAAISFCIILTIKETKGCSLEE, from the coding sequence ATGTCGACTGTGGCACAGGAAATCGATGCAGAGGCAACCGCAGGCAAAAAAACGCGCGTGCTCGCGGCCGGATTCATCGGGAACATTCTCGAATGGTACGACTTCGCCGTCTACGGCTTCTTTGCACCCACCATCGGCAAACTCTTCTTCCCCGCCGAAGACGCCCGCACTTCGCTGATCGCCGCCTTCGGTGCCTTTGCCGCCGGCTTCCTGATGCGACCGGTGGGAGCCGTCCTCTTCGGACATATCGGCGACCGCATCGGCCGCAAGAAAGCACTCACCCTGTCCGTGATGATGATGGCGGTTCCCACGATGCTCGTGGGACTCTTGCCCACCCATGCCGAGATCGGAATCTCCGCCGCCATCCTGATGATCCTGCTCCGCATGATTCAAGGCGTCTCCGTCGGCGGCGAATACACCAGTTCGTTCGTGTTCCTCGTCGAGCACGCACCACCGCACCGTCGGGCCTTCTTTGGGGCCTGGAGTATGATCGGCGCCACCTGCGGCATCCTGCTCGGTTCAGCCGTCGGCGCTCTGATTAACAGTTTCACCACCGACATCCAACTGCAGAGCTGGGGCTGGCGGATTCCGTTCCTCGCCGGCGTCCTGGTCGCTTTTGTTGGCTATTTCATTCGGCACGGCATTCCCGATCAACCCCTGGCGGAAGAGCTGGCCGAACAGGAACCCAGTTCTCCCCTCAAGGATGCCTGGACCGGACACCGCACGGAAATGCTGCAGTCCGCCGGACTCAACATGATGAACGCCGTGACCTTTTACACCGTCTTCATCTACCTCTCGACCTGGCTGGTCGAAGAAGTTGGCGAAACCCGCGCGGAAGCTCTCGACATTAATACGCTCAGCATGGCCGCCCTCACCGTGCTGGTCCCGATCACCGCAATACTCGCCGACCGCTTTGGACGCAAACCACTGCTGCTCGTCGGCTCCGCCGGCGTCGCGATTCTCTCTCCCGCGCTGCTCCGCCTGATGCACCACCACAATTTCGCCCTGATCCTCACCGGCCAGATCGGCTTCGCTGTCCTCGTCGCCTGCTTCGCCGGGGCCATTCCCGCGACGATCACCGAACTCTTTCGGAGGGGTGTGCGGGTGAGTGCCGCCAGCATCAGTTATAATATCCCCTTCGCCATCTTCGGGGGGACCGCCCCGATGGTCGCCGCCTGGCTGGTCAAAGCAACCGGCAATCCACTGGCCATCGCCTGGTACCTCTCCGGCATCGCCGCGATCTCCTTCTGCATCATTCTCACAATCAAAGAAACCAAAGGCTGCTCACTGGAGGAGTGA